The following are encoded together in the Aciduricibacillus chroicocephali genome:
- a CDS encoding ABC transporter permease: MHKFWIILTHTFINRIKTKTFLISTVLTLVLIVGFANFNKIADLFSGKEEKIAVLDGTEQLFPHLKKIAELTNDRIKLVSAEGSEKKLKKDVLNGDYEALVKVSFDQRNMPRAVIYSEKAGDSNYKNAIIQGLQQIKVDMATEKTGIDQAVINEIQTPVHVENIALDANAKTEQELNQTRGIVYAMLFLLYMLVINYGMMIAQDVANEKSSRVMEILISSVSPVTHMFAKIVGIALLGLTQIIIFAGVGYALVSAKAGEKGGMFEAFGLHDISVSIYIYAVVFFLLGYLLYATLAAMLGSLVSRVEDVQQLMTPMIFLIMIAFFIALFGLEAPDATFVTVSSFIPFFTPMIMFMRIGMLDIPLWETILSLGILCATIVLIAVVGARVYRGGVLMYGKSSSLKDFKKAIALSKKN; the protein is encoded by the coding sequence ATGCATAAATTCTGGATAATTCTTACGCATACGTTCATTAACCGGATTAAGACGAAAACTTTTCTCATAAGTACAGTGCTTACCCTGGTGCTTATCGTTGGATTCGCCAATTTTAATAAAATTGCTGATTTGTTTTCTGGCAAAGAAGAAAAGATAGCTGTCCTCGATGGTACTGAACAGCTTTTCCCGCATTTAAAGAAGATTGCTGAACTGACGAACGACAGAATTAAACTTGTTTCCGCAGAAGGATCTGAAAAGAAATTAAAGAAGGATGTTTTGAACGGCGACTACGAAGCACTTGTAAAAGTTTCCTTTGATCAAAGGAATATGCCAAGAGCAGTCATATATAGTGAGAAAGCCGGAGATTCGAATTACAAAAATGCCATTATTCAAGGTCTGCAGCAAATTAAAGTTGATATGGCAACAGAGAAAACAGGTATAGACCAGGCTGTGATAAATGAGATTCAAACTCCTGTCCATGTTGAAAATATTGCTTTGGATGCAAATGCTAAGACTGAGCAGGAACTGAATCAGACTCGAGGCATTGTATATGCCATGCTATTTTTGCTTTATATGCTTGTAATAAATTACGGTATGATGATTGCTCAAGATGTAGCAAATGAAAAATCCTCACGAGTAATGGAAATTCTTATATCAAGCGTATCTCCCGTAACACATATGTTTGCAAAAATCGTAGGAATTGCACTTCTTGGTCTTACGCAAATTATTATATTTGCAGGTGTAGGGTACGCATTGGTTTCTGCAAAAGCAGGGGAAAAAGGAGGCATGTTCGAAGCCTTTGGTCTCCATGATATTTCTGTATCCATCTATATTTATGCAGTTGTTTTTTTCTTATTGGGATACTTGCTTTATGCAACACTTGCCGCAATGCTGGGATCGCTCGTAAGTCGAGTAGAAGATGTGCAACAGCTTATGACCCCAATGATTTTCCTCATCATGATTGCTTTTTTCATAGCCCTTTTCGGATTGGAGGCACCAGACGCAACATTCGTAACGGTAAGCTCATTCATTCCATTTTTTACCCCTATGATTATGTTCATGCGAATTGGAATGCTTGATATACCGTTATGGGAGACGATTTTGTCGCTTGGAATCCTTTGTGCAACAATTGTTCTCATTGCTGTAGTTGGAGCTCGAGTTTATAGAGGTGGCGTCCTTATGTATGGTAAATCAAGTTCTTTGAAGGATTTTAAAAAGGCAATTGCGTTATCTAAGAAAAATTAA
- a CDS encoding MerR family transcriptional regulator — MKTYSISEAASKLNLTVYTLRYYDKEGLMPFVERKPNGTRVFKETDIEALKVIECLKSTGMAIKEIKTFIDWCSEGDSTLQERYDMFLERKATVQAQLNELEEAMKLIEQKCSYYEAALNAVGTENIHKRK, encoded by the coding sequence ATGAAGACTTACTCTATTAGTGAAGCTGCTAGTAAGTTAAATCTTACTGTATATACATTGCGCTATTATGACAAGGAAGGGCTTATGCCATTTGTAGAGCGTAAACCTAACGGCACTAGAGTATTCAAGGAAACGGATATTGAAGCTTTGAAAGTAATTGAATGTCTAAAATCTACCGGCATGGCGATCAAGGAAATTAAGACATTCATTGACTGGTGTTCAGAGGGTGACTCCACTTTGCAAGAAAGATACGATATGTTCCTGGAAAGAAAAGCAACGGTCCAAGCACAGCTTAATGAACTTGAAGAAGCTATGAAGCTTATTGAACAGAAATGCTCTTACTATGAGGCAGCATTGAATGCTGTTGGTACGGAGAATATTCATAAAAGGAAATAG
- a CDS encoding NAD(P)-dependent alcohol dehydrogenase, producing the protein MIKAKARAVDGPDKPFRVAEINRRDLDEYDILMEIKYAGICHSDIHTAHGEWGPVNYPLVPGHEIAGIVSAVGSKVTKYKVGDRVGVGCMVDSCGECENCQKGEEQYCLKGNIPTYAGVDRYGEPTQGGYSTHIVVIEEFVLKIPDNIELDKAAPLLCAGITTYSPLKHWNAGPGKKVAIVGMGGLGHMAVQIAHALGAEVTVLSQTLSKKEDGLQLGADYYYATKDEDTFEKLTGRFDLIINTVSASIDLNAYLRLLTLDGTLVNVGAPSEPLSLQVMNLIGHRRSFAGSLIGGIRETQEMLDFCSKHTIAPKIEVISADQIDEAYERVLASNVKYRFVIDISTM; encoded by the coding sequence ATGATAAAAGCTAAAGCAAGGGCAGTAGATGGTCCTGATAAACCTTTCCGAGTTGCAGAAATCAACCGACGTGATCTTGATGAATACGATATCTTGATGGAAATCAAGTATGCAGGTATATGTCATTCTGATATTCATACTGCTCATGGGGAATGGGGTCCTGTGAATTACCCGCTCGTGCCAGGTCATGAGATTGCTGGAATCGTCTCAGCAGTAGGGTCTAAAGTTACGAAATACAAAGTTGGTGACCGGGTAGGAGTAGGCTGCATGGTCGATTCTTGTGGCGAATGTGAGAATTGCCAAAAAGGTGAAGAACAATATTGCCTTAAAGGAAATATACCAACATATGCTGGTGTTGATAGATATGGAGAGCCTACTCAAGGAGGCTATTCTACTCATATTGTAGTAATTGAAGAATTTGTATTAAAAATACCTGATAATATTGAACTTGATAAAGCAGCACCATTGCTCTGTGCAGGAATTACAACATATTCACCATTGAAACATTGGAATGCAGGTCCAGGCAAGAAGGTTGCAATAGTAGGAATGGGCGGCCTAGGTCATATGGCTGTCCAAATCGCCCATGCATTAGGGGCAGAGGTTACTGTTCTATCGCAAACACTGAGTAAAAAGGAAGACGGTCTTCAATTGGGGGCAGATTATTACTATGCCACAAAAGACGAGGATACGTTTGAAAAGCTTACTGGACGCTTTGACTTAATTATCAATACCGTTAGCGCAAGTATTGATCTAAATGCATATTTAAGATTGTTGACTCTTGATGGAACACTAGTTAATGTAGGAGCTCCGTCAGAACCTCTGTCGCTACAAGTAATGAATTTGATTGGTCATCGCCGCTCCTTTGCGGGTTCACTAATTGGAGGCATTCGTGAAACACAAGAAATGCTGGATTTCTGTTCAAAACACACCATTGCTCCCAAAATTGAAGTTATTTCAGCCGACCAAATAGATGAAGCATATGAACGAGTATTGGCTTCTAATGTAAAATATCGTTTCGTTATTGATATTAGTACCATGTAA
- a CDS encoding DMT family transporter produces the protein MKKRTRISGLFLVITGATFWGVGGTVAQKLFQQYEIDVNWLVSTRLLIAGILLLLVQSFKGISTKVFDVWKNKCSAVQLIIFGLFGMLAVQYTYMASIKYGNAAVATLLQYLSPVIIIIYLILRKRNVITRHELLTVTLALTGCFFILTNGSISGLSVPKHAIICGVLSGIALAFYTLYAVSLLKKYDSLVIVGWAMIIGSVGLSFVHSPWQMDFMHLPAKAYFYIIFVIIFGTMIAFWFYIESLQSLSPQETSLLGSLEPLAAVLTTVFWLKEHFGLFQWFGMACIIGMIVILALGKKAS, from the coding sequence ATGAAGAAACGTACTAGAATAAGCGGTTTATTTCTCGTTATAACTGGAGCAACATTCTGGGGTGTTGGTGGTACAGTTGCACAGAAACTTTTTCAGCAATACGAAATTGATGTTAATTGGCTAGTATCAACGCGCTTGCTAATAGCAGGCATTCTACTTTTGCTTGTTCAATCTTTCAAAGGCATTTCAACTAAAGTTTTTGATGTTTGGAAAAATAAATGCTCAGCTGTCCAGCTGATTATTTTTGGACTCTTTGGTATGCTTGCAGTCCAATATACGTATATGGCGTCCATTAAATATGGTAATGCAGCCGTTGCGACACTATTACAATATCTTTCACCGGTGATAATTATCATTTACTTGATATTACGTAAGCGAAACGTGATAACAAGACATGAGTTGTTAACGGTTACGCTTGCTTTAACTGGTTGTTTCTTTATTTTAACGAACGGTTCTATATCTGGACTCTCAGTACCTAAACATGCAATTATATGTGGTGTATTATCCGGAATAGCATTAGCTTTTTACACGTTATATGCCGTTTCTCTTCTCAAGAAATACGATTCCCTTGTCATTGTTGGTTGGGCTATGATCATTGGCAGTGTTGGTTTGAGTTTTGTTCATTCTCCTTGGCAAATGGACTTCATGCATTTACCAGCTAAAGCGTATTTTTATATAATTTTTGTTATCATATTTGGAACGATGATTGCTTTCTGGTTTTATATAGAAAGCCTTCAAAGTCTTTCACCTCAAGAAACGAGCCTTTTAGGAAGTTTGGAACCACTGGCAGCCGTTCTGACAACGGTATTTTGGTTAAAGGAGCATTTTGGGCTGTTTCAATGGTTTGGTATGGCTTGCATTATTGGTATGATTGTAATATTGGCTTTGGGTAAAAAAGCTTCTTAA
- a CDS encoding AraC family transcriptional regulator yields the protein MQIKNFKITKGLKELTEHRTVELPLACYETKIRHNSMGYIPLHWHEEVQFVWIFRGEAIFQIDEDKVALCEGDGLFINSGCLHMAEEKEQTDCVYICLNVSPRFLLPQELFKKYVVPYIQATNLPYVFIDANEAWGKYLIEAILKIKQLIEKKPDFFEIGITMQLTAIWKNLIFNALPPTYIHTEMLKSHRMKQMLSWIHLNYAEKVLLEDIAKAGELSRAECCRYFKRILKTSPLNYVKDYRIQRSLVLLQQEEFSITDVGYKVGFNSTSYFIENFRRSLKMTPLAYKKSLAEKLAKETEHTFRPN from the coding sequence TTGCAGATAAAGAACTTTAAAATTACTAAAGGTTTAAAAGAGCTGACCGAACATCGTACGGTTGAGTTACCTCTTGCATGTTATGAAACAAAAATCAGACATAATTCGATGGGTTATATTCCGCTCCATTGGCATGAAGAAGTTCAATTTGTTTGGATTTTTAGAGGAGAAGCTATATTTCAAATAGACGAAGATAAAGTAGCATTATGTGAAGGTGATGGTCTGTTCATAAATAGTGGCTGCTTGCACATGGCGGAAGAGAAGGAACAAACAGACTGTGTTTATATTTGTTTGAATGTTTCCCCGCGGTTTCTGCTGCCACAAGAACTTTTCAAGAAATATGTAGTGCCTTATATTCAAGCAACAAACTTACCTTATGTTTTTATAGATGCAAATGAAGCTTGGGGTAAGTACTTAATAGAAGCTATTTTAAAAATAAAACAGTTAATAGAGAAAAAGCCGGATTTCTTTGAGATTGGAATAACGATGCAGCTTACGGCAATTTGGAAGAACTTAATTTTCAATGCACTTCCACCTACATATATTCATACAGAAATGCTGAAAAGTCATCGAATGAAGCAAATGTTAAGCTGGATCCATCTTAATTATGCAGAGAAGGTATTATTAGAGGATATTGCAAAAGCAGGCGAACTAAGCAGAGCTGAATGCTGTCGTTACTTTAAAAGGATTTTGAAAACTTCGCCGTTAAATTATGTTAAGGATTACCGGATTCAAAGAAGTCTTGTTTTATTGCAACAGGAAGAGTTTAGTATAACTGATGTTGGATACAAGGTAGGCTTTAACAGTACTAGCTATTTTATAGAAAATTTCCGGAGGTCACTGAAGATGACACCGCTAGCATATAAAAAAAGTCTTGCTGAAAAACTTGCTAAAGAAACTGAACATACGTTTAGGCCGAATTAA
- a CDS encoding cupin domain-containing protein has protein sequence MFQLSIDYKDHGKEPYVLNIEDATVENSNFRTTIWTGDKIQVTLMSIAPNDEIGLEIHHGIEQFLRIEQGEGLCQMGPSEDNLNFERKVSAEDVILVPADMWHNVKNTGDKPLKLYSIYGGPDHVKGTVHKTHEDAENDPNE, from the coding sequence GTGTTTCAGTTGAGTATTGATTATAAAGATCATGGAAAAGAACCTTATGTATTGAATATTGAGGATGCGACAGTTGAAAACAGTAATTTTCGGACAACGATTTGGACAGGCGATAAAATTCAAGTAACATTAATGAGCATCGCTCCAAATGATGAGATTGGTCTGGAAATTCACCATGGCATCGAACAGTTTCTGAGGATTGAACAAGGTGAAGGCCTGTGCCAGATGGGTCCATCGGAAGATAATTTGAACTTTGAGCGAAAAGTATCGGCTGAGGACGTAATTCTTGTACCGGCAGATATGTGGCATAACGTAAAAAATACAGGCGATAAACCACTTAAGCTGTATTCAATTTACGGAGGACCTGATCATGTCAAAGGCACGGTGCATAAAACACATGAAGATGCAGAGAACGACCCGAACGAATAA
- a CDS encoding universal stress protein, with the protein MYKNILVAIDESEMSQSVLNTTLRIAESCFPTVTLLFVGREFLPLTPGEVYVTKTYLEELNSKEQERGMWMLGKYNTQLKSNGITAEEVFLQGDPAKQILQYAKDKNQEMIIIGSRGLSGIKEMLLGSVSHKVSQLANCPVLIVH; encoded by the coding sequence ATGTATAAAAATATTCTTGTTGCTATTGATGAATCTGAAATGAGCCAATCTGTACTAAATACAACCCTGCGAATTGCTGAGTCATGCTTCCCTACTGTTACCCTTCTATTTGTTGGGAGAGAATTTCTTCCTTTAACACCAGGTGAAGTGTATGTAACGAAGACTTACTTGGAAGAGCTTAATTCAAAGGAGCAAGAGCGTGGCATGTGGATGCTTGGTAAATATAATACTCAGTTAAAATCTAATGGTATTACTGCTGAGGAAGTTTTTCTGCAAGGTGATCCAGCTAAACAGATTCTGCAATATGCTAAAGATAAAAATCAGGAGATGATTATTATCGGCAGCCGTGGCTTAAGCGGCATAAAAGAAATGTTACTCGGCAGTGTTAGTCACAAGGTCTCCCAACTGGCAAATTGTCCGGTATTAATCGTTCATTAA
- a CDS encoding serine/threonine protein kinase, producing the protein MEEESVIAERHLPPIYISSNPNNRAVSIHGFPSHLRCIGIGTDAAVFQSIDHPSLVYKVYANDKTEKVEIEAKVYELLGESTYFSRCFGYEDNYLILKFEEGITLYDCLLKGIPIPKQVIEDVDRAREYARQKGLNPRDIHLKNILLQNGRAKLIDVSEYIQPGNDLRWEHLKKGYDIYYPLIKGRPLPHSIIETIRNRYYNESKQSLAFERIMEYTARILKRYGNS; encoded by the coding sequence TTGGAGGAGGAATCGGTCATTGCCGAGCGTCATTTACCCCCTATTTATATTTCATCGAATCCTAACAATCGAGCTGTTTCAATTCATGGATTTCCCAGTCATCTAAGATGTATCGGTATAGGGACCGATGCGGCTGTTTTTCAATCTATCGACCATCCGTCCCTAGTATATAAAGTTTACGCTAATGATAAAACAGAGAAAGTGGAAATAGAGGCAAAAGTTTATGAGTTATTAGGTGAATCAACCTATTTTTCAAGGTGTTTCGGTTATGAAGATAATTATCTTATTTTAAAATTTGAGGAAGGGATCACTCTGTATGATTGCTTACTTAAAGGTATACCTATCCCAAAACAGGTTATTGAAGATGTTGACCGAGCAAGGGAATATGCGCGTCAGAAAGGCTTAAATCCGCGTGATATCCATTTAAAAAATATACTGTTGCAAAATGGTAGGGCAAAACTCATCGATGTTTCGGAATATATTCAACCAGGTAATGATCTGAGATGGGAGCATTTGAAAAAAGGATATGATATATATTATCCTCTAATTAAGGGGAGACCATTGCCGCATTCAATAATAGAAACAATTCGAAATCGATATTATAATGAAAGTAAACAATCACTCGCTTTTGAAAGAATTATGGAGTATACTGCACGAATTTTAAAACGTTACGGGAATAGTTGA
- a CDS encoding NlpC/P60 family protein, whose protein sequence is MKKTYTIRKGAVMALVATSMMFSPVLTGSAFAHGAAPSAPVQSAAGIVIPQGAQGQEVADLQKKLKDHGYNLKVDGIYGPITQEKVIAFQYAQGWNADGIVDKPTLNALNRTNAKSSDVVQTSKPVQTSAAKTTNTAAASDNTNDTVAIAKSLVGTPYVFGGTTPAGFDSSGFINYVFSQQGISLERTHAGMWENNGVHVSKPSVGDVVFFENTYKSGVSHSGIYIGNNQMIHAGTEDTGVEVTTPEQWKYYWSKHYIGAKRF, encoded by the coding sequence ATGAAGAAGACATATACTATAAGAAAAGGTGCTGTTATGGCATTGGTAGCAACTTCAATGATGTTCAGCCCAGTACTTACAGGCAGTGCGTTTGCACATGGTGCTGCACCAAGCGCACCTGTACAAAGCGCAGCTGGCATTGTCATTCCACAGGGTGCGCAGGGACAAGAAGTAGCAGATTTGCAGAAAAAGCTGAAGGATCATGGCTATAATTTGAAAGTTGATGGGATTTATGGCCCGATTACTCAGGAAAAAGTAATTGCTTTCCAATACGCTCAAGGCTGGAATGCCGATGGGATTGTCGATAAACCGACATTGAACGCTTTAAATCGAACTAATGCAAAAAGCTCAGATGTGGTTCAAACAAGTAAACCAGTACAAACGTCTGCGGCTAAGACTACAAATACAGCAGCAGCAAGTGATAATACAAATGATACAGTAGCCATAGCAAAGAGTCTCGTAGGCACTCCTTATGTATTCGGTGGGACAACTCCTGCTGGCTTTGATAGCAGTGGTTTTATAAACTATGTGTTCAGTCAGCAAGGAATCTCACTTGAGCGTACGCATGCTGGCATGTGGGAAAATAACGGAGTACATGTAAGCAAACCATCTGTCGGTGACGTTGTATTCTTTGAAAATACATATAAATCAGGTGTATCACACAGTGGTATCTACATTGGAAATAATCAAATGATTCATGCTGGTACAGAAGATACAGGTGTTGAAGTGACAACTCCAGAGCAATGGAAGTATTACTGGTCTAAACATTATATTGGTGCAAAAAGATTCTAG